Proteins from a single region of bacterium:
- a CDS encoding ThuA domain-containing protein, with protein sequence MPILYPSSLKLCQRVAPLVGGVLLLLLLSAAGATEPVLIIKDELPQMQVLADFLIKRGGLEVELTDPDKMPVELSSYRAVILYIHRRLLEPTEVAMIRYARQGGRLIVLHHSISSAKRANRHWFDFLNIRLPNAPLEKGGYAYRDPVTVQMINLAPDHYITRHDLAWPETAVYDSLSTPVPAVTLTHTEVYLNHTFTEEKEKQVLCGFKYFDQASGRWYQQARSAWLQKTGQGYLFYFMFGHKNNDFENPVIAQLLLNSLTWQP encoded by the coding sequence ATGCCGATCCTCTATCCCTCATCGCTCAAGCTCTGCCAAAGAGTGGCGCCACTGGTCGGTGGGGTCCTGCTGTTACTTCTGTTGAGCGCAGCCGGCGCGACAGAACCTGTTCTGATCATCAAGGACGAATTGCCGCAGATGCAGGTGCTGGCGGATTTTCTGATTAAAAGGGGCGGCCTGGAAGTAGAGTTGACCGACCCGGATAAAATGCCGGTGGAGTTGTCGTCCTACCGCGCCGTTATCCTCTACATCCATCGACGATTGTTGGAACCGACCGAAGTCGCGATGATCCGCTACGCCCGGCAGGGCGGACGGCTGATCGTTCTGCACCATTCCATCAGCAGCGCAAAACGGGCAAACCGTCACTGGTTTGATTTCTTAAACATCCGCTTGCCGAACGCTCCACTGGAAAAAGGCGGTTACGCCTATCGTGACCCAGTCACCGTGCAAATGATAAACTTGGCTCCAGACCATTATATCACCCGCCATGATCTGGCATGGCCGGAGACGGCGGTGTATGATTCCCTGTCCACGCCCGTGCCGGCCGTGACCTTGACCCATACAGAGGTTTACCTCAACCATACCTTCACCGAGGAGAAGGAAAAGCAGGTGCTGTGCGGTTTTAAATACTTTGATCAGGCGAGCGGCCGCTGGTATCAGCAGGCGCGTTCAGCCTGGCTGCAGAAAACCGGCCAGGGGTACCTCTTCTATTTCATGTTCGGACATAAAAACAACGATTTTGAAAATCCTGTGATCGCGCAACTCCTGCTCAACAGCCT
- a CDS encoding glycoside hydrolase family 92 protein: MQWLFLSFLLVLMPRFSLSAGLVDRVNPLLGTDSKRSFSHGNTYPALATPFAMTFWTPQTGEPGDGWIYTYQAPSINAFKATHQPSPWMGDYGDFSLMPMTGRPQTDWRKRASLFQRSSEISKPYYYAVTLDKYKTKVEMTSTTRCGHLRISFPPSEPAYLSVHAHPQGAFIRMLPQDNKVCGFTRANNGGVPENFACYFVMVFDQPFSCAGVSADSLLHPDLQELAADQVFAFLRFAPGKSVTVRIATSFISLEQAERNLAVEIGDRSFTATRNRSRALWEKELRRIEIQGASKDQEITFYTALYRVLLFPRIWYEYDAQGRMHHFSPYDGQVHSGEMYADNGFWDTFRAVYPFFTILFPDRDAEMIRGWINAYREGGWFPKWSSPGYRDCMIGTHVESLVADAYCKGIREFDVQTAYEAMRKDGTQLTDQGGYGRTGLADYLRLGYVACDKTREATARTLEFAYDDFCIAQMAKALNRPQDEETFSSRAFNYRHVWDPSVAMMRGRLADGSWRPDFDPFEWGGPFTEGSAWHYTWSVLHDVDGLIRLMGGREAFCCKLDSLFLLPPKFSVGHYRREIHEMTEMVACRMGQYAHGNQPVHHVLYLYAYGGQPWKTQKWVRHACTTLYGPGPDGLCGDEDNGQTSAWYLFSAMGFYPVTPGTPAYVLGSPLFKQVTLHLQNGRTFTIRADENAPQNVYIQSIRLNGAMHAKTWLSHSDILNGGILHLHMGNQPNTRFGSDPQAAPYSFSRAAGR, encoded by the coding sequence ATGCAATGGCTGTTTCTTTCATTTCTGCTTGTTCTAATGCCCCGGTTCAGTCTCAGCGCCGGCTTGGTCGATCGGGTTAATCCTCTGCTCGGTACGGATTCCAAGCGCAGTTTTTCGCATGGCAACACCTATCCCGCTTTGGCCACTCCCTTTGCCATGACGTTCTGGACCCCGCAAACCGGTGAACCAGGAGATGGATGGATTTACACCTATCAAGCCCCCTCCATCAACGCTTTCAAGGCCACTCATCAACCCAGCCCCTGGATGGGCGATTACGGCGATTTTTCCCTGATGCCCATGACCGGACGGCCGCAGACCGATTGGCGAAAGCGGGCCTCCTTGTTCCAGCGCTCCAGCGAGATCAGCAAGCCCTATTATTACGCCGTCACCTTGGATAAATATAAAACCAAAGTGGAGATGACCTCCACCACACGCTGCGGCCATCTGCGCATCTCCTTTCCACCTTCAGAGCCCGCATACTTGTCTGTCCACGCACACCCTCAGGGCGCCTTTATTCGCATGCTGCCGCAGGATAATAAGGTGTGCGGTTTTACCCGTGCCAACAACGGCGGGGTGCCGGAAAATTTCGCCTGCTATTTTGTCATGGTCTTCGACCAGCCTTTTTCCTGCGCCGGCGTGAGCGCTGATTCCTTGCTCCATCCGGATCTCCAGGAGCTGGCAGCAGATCAGGTCTTCGCTTTTTTGCGTTTTGCACCCGGAAAATCAGTGACCGTGCGCATCGCGACCTCTTTCATCAGCCTCGAACAAGCGGAGCGGAATTTGGCCGTAGAGATCGGAGACCGCTCCTTTACCGCCACACGAAACCGATCCCGCGCCCTCTGGGAGAAGGAACTGCGGCGCATTGAAATTCAGGGCGCTTCGAAGGATCAGGAGATCACATTTTATACGGCGCTGTACCGTGTTTTGCTCTTTCCCCGCATCTGGTACGAGTACGATGCCCAGGGACGCATGCATCATTTCAGCCCCTATGACGGCCAAGTCCATTCCGGCGAGATGTACGCGGACAACGGCTTCTGGGATACTTTTCGCGCGGTGTATCCGTTTTTTACCATCCTGTTTCCGGATCGGGACGCAGAGATGATCCGGGGTTGGATCAACGCCTATCGGGAAGGAGGCTGGTTTCCCAAGTGGAGCAGCCCGGGCTATCGAGATTGCATGATCGGCACGCATGTGGAATCGCTGGTGGCGGACGCTTATTGCAAAGGCATTCGAGAGTTCGATGTACAGACCGCCTACGAGGCCATGCGCAAAGACGGCACCCAGTTGACGGACCAGGGCGGATATGGCCGTACCGGACTGGCGGACTATCTGCGACTGGGCTATGTCGCCTGCGATAAAACCAGAGAGGCGACGGCTCGCACCCTCGAGTTTGCCTATGATGATTTCTGCATCGCGCAAATGGCCAAAGCGTTGAACAGACCGCAGGATGAGGAGACTTTTTCCAGCCGCGCGTTCAACTATCGCCACGTCTGGGATCCCTCTGTCGCCATGATGCGCGGGCGTCTGGCGGATGGATCCTGGAGACCCGACTTTGATCCATTTGAGTGGGGCGGACCTTTCACCGAGGGCAGCGCGTGGCACTACACCTGGTCGGTCCTGCATGATGTCGACGGACTGATCCGGTTGATGGGCGGACGCGAAGCCTTTTGCTGCAAGCTGGACAGCCTGTTTCTGCTGCCGCCGAAATTTTCCGTCGGCCATTACCGCCGTGAGATACATGAGATGACCGAGATGGTCGCCTGCAGAATGGGACAATATGCGCACGGCAATCAACCAGTGCATCACGTCCTTTACCTCTATGCCTACGGCGGCCAGCCGTGGAAGACGCAAAAATGGGTGCGCCATGCCTGCACGACTCTGTATGGGCCCGGTCCGGACGGCCTGTGCGGCGATGAGGACAACGGCCAAACCTCCGCCTGGTACCTTTTCTCTGCCATGGGATTTTATCCCGTTACGCCGGGAACGCCGGCCTATGTGCTCGGCAGCCCGCTGTTCAAACAAGTCACCCTGCATTTGCAGAATGGAAGAACCTTCACCATCCGGGCTGATGAAAATGCTCCGCAAAATGTTTACATTCAATCCATCCGACTGAACGGCGCCATGCACGCGAAAACCTGGCTGTCACATAGTGACATCCTCAACGGCGGAATACTGCATCTGCACATGGGGAATCAGCCCAACACTCGATTTGGCAGCGATCCACAAGCTGCGCCGTATTCGTTCAGCCGTGCGGCAGGGAGATGA